ATTCGAAGCCTATGGTTGGAATGACATTTGATACACTCACAGACGTGGAGAATTTTTACAAGGACTATGCACACGAAGCTGGTTTCTCTGTTCGTGTTGGTCAGCACAAGAAGCAAAATGAGGAAATATTTTACAAGTGGTTTTTTTGCTCAAGGGAAGGGTACAGAAAGGAGAAGGTACACGATGTTAGTGATCAATCCGGGAAAAAAAGGAAGACATCAAATGTGGTGGAAACCCGATGTGGCTGTGAGGCACATATTGTTGTTAAGCTTGGTAGTGACAAGAAGTATCGAATATTTTCAATGTTTGAGGAGCACAACCATGGTTTTGTGTCGCCAGATAAGAGGCACTTGCTAAGATCCAACCGTCGTGTTAGTGAGAGGGCAAAGAGTACTTTGTTCAACTGTCATAAGGCTAGCATTGGCACGTCCCAGGCATTTCGCCTTCTCCAAGTCAGTGATGGTGGATGTGAAAATGTTGGTTGCACGCTGAGGGATTTGAAGAACTATTATTGTGACCTGAGGAGCAAAATCAAGGATGCTGATGCACAAATGTTTGTGGGACAACTTGAGCGAAAGAAGGAAGTAAATCCTGCCTTCTTTTATGAGTTTATGGTGGATAAACAAGGACGACTTGTGCGTGTCTTCTGGGCAGATGCCATATGCAGGAAAAACTATTCTGTTTTTGGTGATGTGCTTTCGGTAGATTCAACATATACTACTAATCAATATGATATGAAGTTTGTGCCATTTACTGGAGTCAATCATCACTTGCAAAGTGTTTTTCTTGGGGCAGCATTCTTGGTTGATGAAAAGATCGAGTCATTTGTATGGTTGTTTCAGACCTTTCTTAAGGCTATGGGTGGAGTAGCACCTCATCTAATCATAACAGATGAAGATGCGAGCATTAAGGCTGCTATTGCTCAGATTCTACCAAATACAGCTCATAGACTTTGCATGTGGCATATCATGGAAAAGGTACCTGAGAAGGTTGGGCCCACCATAAGAAATAATGAGGAATTCTGGGAAGTATTAAACAAGTGTGTTTGGGGCTCTGAGAATTCAAGTGAGTTTGTATCTGAGTGGAATTCTATCATGATAAAGTATGAGCTGATTGGAAATGAGTGGTTTTCCGCAAAGTTTGACATTCGAGAATCATGGATTCCAGCATACTTTATGGACATACCTCTAGCAGGACTTCTTAGGACTACATCACAATCGGAGAGTGCAAATTCTTTTTTTAACCGTTTCATTCATCGAAAGTTATCCTTTGTTGAGTTTTGGCTAAGGTTTGACACAGCTTTGGAGTGCCAGCGCCAAGAGGAGTTGATAGCCGACAATAAAAGTCGTCACACCAATCCTAAATTGATGACACCATGGGCCATGGAGAAGCAATGTAGTGTCGTAtatactcatgaaattttcagCAAGTTTCAGGAACAACTCATAGTTGCAAGAGACCATTGCATTATTCAAGGGATTTCGGAGTCTGAAGATATGAAAAATGTCACCATCAGCAGCCTGTCTGGAAAAGAGCGAGTGGTTCAGATGAACAAGTCAAACATGTTTGGTATGTGCTCCTGTAAATTTTATGAGTCCTATGGCATCCCGTGCCGTCATATCATCCAAGTGCTTAGAGGCGAAAAGCAAAATGAGATACCATCGATTTATTTTATGAAGAGGTGGGACAAAAGATGTAAAAGGTGAGTTGACACGGCTGATTTATTTTCtattcaaaaattattttgtaTGTGCAATAGTGTTGATCGGATCTTTATTTTCATAGAGAACTCTTCTTCGATGACGAAGGTAACCTTCTCGATGAAAAAGCTAAAGATCCTATGGAGGTGGCAATGCGGAGAAAAAATTTAGATTCACGCAACAAGTTTGAAGATCTTATCCAGATGGCCAAAAACTCTAAACAAGGAATGGAATTTTTATATTCTAGTTTAGCAAACCTTGTAGAACCTCTCCAAAATATCATTCCTGCTGCTACAGTTAATAAACAAGATGAGTTTGAAGCATTCCTTGGTGGCAAAATCCCACAAGAAGTGGAGATACATCCACCAAATGATATCAACTCCAGAGGGCGATGCAAAAGAATTAAAAAGGGCAAGGAGAAGAAGGCACCAAGAAAACGGATGTGTGGAAAATGCAAGCAATTAGTGGATCATGACGCCCGTAATTGCCCAAACAATGCATGATCATTCCTAGTGTTAATAGCTTCATGCTTTCTGAAAGTATCCTGTGTGTTTTGCTTTTCAGAAACAGAACCACTGTCAGTGTACTCTGAATTTGTTTGTCACTGTACTCTGAATTTGTTTGCTTGATACAGGAAGACTCTGAATTTGTTTGCTTGATACAGGAAGCATTCAATAAACCAATCAGAAAACAAAGATGAAGTATAACTCtatgaaaaagaaaacaaagaatcGAACACATCCTTTTGTTCAGCATCGAGCATGGCAACTGACATACACTTCTTACATGGCTACATCAACGTTGAATGTAGCAATGAATCCATGCACACAGCACATAATTCTGAACACATGCTGAAATCAATTTTATTTCAATCTTCAGAACACAGAATTCACATGGTTACATCCTTTTGTTCAGGCATTACACACAGAAGGCACAATTGCCATTAGCATTACACAGATCACCAACTCGAGTCCTGCAAATagatcaccaaaacaacactgagCCCTGCACTTTCAGGCATTACACACAGAAGGCGCAACTCGAGCACTGAAACAGGCAGCACTGAAACAGGCAACACAGCTCTGAGCATGGCCGGGCAGCCTCCGACACGGCGTCGTGGCGGGCGAGGTTGATCCTGGTCGTGGCAGGCGAGGTGGAGGCGGGTCGCGTGGCCCAGCGCGGAGCAGCCTGGTAATGGACCGCGGCGTCGGGGTACAGTTGAAGGAGAGGCGGGTCGCCGTGGCCCAGCGCGGCGTAGCCTGTGAGCGGTCGGCGTGAGCGGGCCGGCGGAGGGCAAGAGCGCAAGGGGGCGGCTCCTCCTCTGGGGGTGCTCCTGCAGGGCGGCTCCTCCAACGGCCGCCTGGCGGAGGACTCCCGGCGCAGGAGAGGCGGCGGCCGACGTGAGCGGGCCGGTGGAGGGGGCGCGCGCAAGGGGCAGCTCCTCCGGGCGCGCGCGCAAGGGGGCGGCTCCTCTCCGGGGTGCTCCTCCTCCGGGGGCGCTCCTCCTCTGGCCGCCTAGAACGGAGGAGAGACGGGCAAGAAGAAAGAGCGATGGGGAAAGAAAGATGGGGTCGCGACGGGGGGGAAAGGAAGATGGGGTCTTTTTTGCAAAACGGATTGAGGGCTGGCGGACGTTTAATCGTAAAATTACCCCACCTCTCTCCGTAGCCACTGGATCTCAGATCGATGGTTTGAAACGGAAGTTTCCAAGGTTGCACAGCAACCTTGGTTTGCATACGATACGGTGCCATCTTAAAGACTATTTATGTACTAGTGACCTCGATCATTATGTTCACACATCATCTTAAATTCTCCAGATAAATATATGTACATGACCATGTGCATGTACAGAAGTAATagcaccttcttctatagcactacttcagcagtacttttcagcgaataaACAATATTcttctcttacaccaaatcagcataagcatcaacataagccaaattttagcgaaacgaacaGTATGTGGTTGTGAGCATTGTGATACATTAAAATTTTCATTGTTATTTCTCATTTGCAAGGAGACAAAGCCTAATGATCTATAGAATTTTAAAATCTTGGTTGCTAATTATTTTTCAGTAACCATATGTGTGGCACATGTATATCGAAAATATAGGGCAATTAAGATGAACTAGCCTCTGCTTTATTTATGTGATCCGGGAGCATCTTCCAAGAGTCCCCCCTATTCACCCTAGAGTCAAATTTAAGGTTAATGCGAAGAAAATAACcctgcattttcccatgtgttgcttctcaataaaggttttccaaacactgcccaataaaaaatttgccacgtcatcagatatagttaatcatcatgtttgtgtgtatatatagttgctagaga
This sequence is a window from Miscanthus floridulus cultivar M001 chromosome 10, ASM1932011v1, whole genome shotgun sequence. Protein-coding genes within it:
- the LOC136489076 gene encoding protein FAR1-RELATED SEQUENCE 5-like → MTHRPPDSEMLPTNAAPLLPTNAAPMLPTVAHCPDAVVVDSASFEATSMDNAGMTIMDVDAGVGAYLEEPSTPRATSSPNIADSCKEHSKPMVGMTFDTLTDVENFYKDYAHEAGFSVRVGQHKKQNEEIFYKWFFCSREGYRKEKVHDVSDQSGKKRKTSNVVETRCGCEAHIVVKLGSDKKYRIFSMFEEHNHGFVSPDKRHLLRSNRRVSERAKSTLFNCHKASIGTSQAFRLLQVSDGGCENVGCTLRDLKNYYCDLRSKIKDADAQMFVGQLERKKEVNPAFFYEFMVDKQGRLVRVFWADAICRKNYSVFGDVLSVDSTYTTNQYDMKFVPFTGVNHHLQSVFLGAAFLVDEKIESFVWLFQTFLKAMGGVAPHLIITDEDASIKAAIAQILPNTAHRLCMWHIMEKVPEKVGPTIRNNEEFWEVLNKCVWGSENSSEFVSEWNSIMIKYELIGNEWFSAKFDIRESWIPAYFMDIPLAGLLRTTSQSESANSFFNRFIHRKLSFVEFWLRFDTALECQRQEELIADNKSRHTNPKLMTPWAMEKQCSVVYTHEIFSKFQEQLIVARDHCIIQGISESEDMKNVTISSLSGKERVVQMNKSNMFGMCSCKFYESYGIPCRHIIQVLRGEKQNEIPSIYFMKRWDKRCKRELFFDDEGNLLDEKAKDPMEVAMRRKNLDSRNKFEDLIQMAKNSKQGMEFLYSSLANLVEPLQNIIPAATVNKQDEFEAFLGGKIPQEVEIHPPNDINSRGRCKRIKKGKEKKAPRKRMCGKCKQLVDHDARNCPNNA